The following proteins are encoded in a genomic region of Sesamum indicum cultivar Zhongzhi No. 13 linkage group LG8, S_indicum_v1.0, whole genome shotgun sequence:
- the LOC105168272 gene encoding uncharacterized protein LOC105168272 — MDMHRRNVVVHPFPCLHCHPHTYIRMVQNLIERCLLLHMDRDQCVKALAEHARIRPLVTLTVWKELLKENEDFFRSYFRSLSPRPYIHRYVQRAPKFGRRSHWK; from the exons ATGGATATGCATCGTCGTAACGTGGTCGTGCACCCCTTCCCTTGTTTGCATTGCCACCCTCACACCTACATTAGAatg GTTCAGAATCTTATAGAGAGGTGCTTGTTGCTTCACATGGACAGAGATCAATGCGTGAAGGCCTTGGCTGAGCATGCTCGAATTCGACCTCTCGTCACTCTCACAG TGTGGAAAGAGCTGCTGAAAGAGAACGAAGATTTCTTTCGATCATACTTCCGATCTCTATCTCCAAGACCATACATAC ATCGATATGTTCAAAGGGCACCAAAATTTGGGAGAAGAAGCCACTGGAAATAA